GATGGCAAATTTACTTTTCAAGGTTATTGcaaaaaatattgttttttgtTGCTTCAGGCGGAAATGTCACTATTACAGACAAACCAGAGCTTCTGaagcaaatggaatggaatgttTTGGTTAATATACCTTCTACCTGCCAATCTCGTATCAAAGTGCGCGCTCTCTCCTGGGGATACGACCATATGTTGTTTCCTTCAGACTATGATTACATCCTTTGTGCAGATATAATGTATGCCTACGACAGTGTTCCTTTAATCCTAAGGACACTTCTACACCTCAGCAATGAAAAGACGATTATTTATTTCGCCTCAACCATGTCTTTTGGTCATAGTGTGATAAACTCTGGTTACCAAATTCTATTCAAGCATTTTTACTCTCAGCTTGtttacagaaataaaatcaacGATGTTCGCGTGTATATGATGACTAAAATTATTTAAAGTGATTCTGTTCAAATCGAGCAGTAACTAAGCAGCCTGTTATTCTTGCAGTGGAAGAATTTAACTGGAGAAGGGAACCCCAGCTCTGGTATGAGTTTCCAAATGGCATGTTGACTGAACATGTGCTTTCCTTCCTCACCTTTTCCCAAGGAACTCCTACAAGAATTAACTCTGAATCAGGTTCTATATCAGTAGCAACCCACACTAAGCAGAATATTTGATCCAATATTAAATGATAATATTAAAACCAAACAAAAGGATTGATTTGAGACAGGTCATGAAGGAGTGGGGGAAAAGGCGAAAATGTACCCGTTAAAGGCTCGAGATTTTCTTCGGTTTACAGCTTACTGTCTCTTAAAATTTGAGGACACACCATGTGAAAATCCAGTCACACTATGGTTACAATATTTTACGACAATTCCGCCTTAGTTTAGTTAATATTTAAATTGTGGTGATGTTTGATTATATATCACTAGTAATGAGATTTAATGTAGTTGCATTTAGTTGCTTTATCATTTACCTATGATGCAAAAGAAAGATGAACACAATTTGTAACATTTCCAAGGTCTACAGGATTATTTGGTAGGGATTGCATGCA
The sequence above is drawn from the Stegostoma tigrinum isolate sSteTig4 chromosome 14, sSteTig4.hap1, whole genome shotgun sequence genome and encodes:
- the LOC125457760 gene encoding EEF1A lysine methyltransferase 3-like, producing the protein MATQLKNNRTQAIPKDEDFICQRRYNACGFVLNISMYSFTKLGFGSKVWDAQDLDNVQAFGLTHKHSGYKSRPEARNVAATLTLLQYFEEQKMSFSEKNVIELGSGTGILGIVTALLGGNVTITDKPELLKQMEWNVLVNIPSTCQSRIKVRALSWGYDHMLFPSDYDYILCADIMYAYDSVPLILRTLLHLSNEKTIIYFASTMSFGHSVINSGYQILFKHFYSQLVYRNKINDVRVYMMTKII